A section of the Acanthochromis polyacanthus isolate Apoly-LR-REF ecotype Palm Island chromosome 1, KAUST_Apoly_ChrSc, whole genome shotgun sequence genome encodes:
- the LOC110963737 gene encoding LOW QUALITY PROTEIN: CCR4-NOT transcription complex subunit 2-like (The sequence of the model RefSeq protein was modified relative to this genomic sequence to represent the inferred CDS: deleted 2 bases in 1 codon): MFGANRKKFMEGGLESEYADDSSLYYSQQSMFPPHRPDKDMLASSSASSTGQLSQLGASLYGPQSALGFPMRGMNSSAAPPLSRSGLNQSAGQLSSHSNTPNAGTMHTPPSPSRGILPMSSRSVLNHSQQVGGPTGQAGGMGRGREGGGGRSGSMGSPSRSSPSIIGMPKQQQGRQPFTINSMSGFGVNRNPGFNMNNSLSNNIFNGTDGSENVTGLDLSDFPALADRSRRDGGSNPTPLLNPLAGRAPYVGMVTKPSSEQSQDFSIHNEDFPALPGPNYQTKDPTSTTEDSKTNLNSSGKPTSNSDGPKFPGDKSSAPSNNNQQKKGIQVLPDGRVTNIPVGMVTDQFGMIGLLTFIRAAETDPGMVHLALGSDLTTLGLNLNSPENLYPKFASPWASAPCRPQDIDFHVPSEYLTNIHIRDKLAAIKLSRYGEDLLFYLYYMNGGDLLQLLAAVELFNRDWRYHKEERVWITRAPGMEPTLKTNAYERGTYYFFDCLNWRKVAKEFHLEYDKLEERPHVPSTFNYNPAQQAF, translated from the exons ATGTTTGGTGCTAACCGGAAGAAGTTTATGGAGGGAGGCTTAGAGAGCGAGTACGCCGACGACTCCAGCCTCTACTACAGCCAGCAGTCCATGTTCCCTCCTCACCGCCCCGACAAAGAC aTGCTGGCGTCTTCCTCTGCTTCCTCCACGGGTCAACTGTCACAGCTGGGAGCCAGTTTATATGGACCGCAGA GCGCTCTGGGTTTCCCCATGCGAGGGATGAACAGCAGCGCGGCGCCTCCGTTGAGTCGAAGTGGACTCAACCAGTCGGCCGGTCAACTGTCGAGTCACAGCAACACGCCGAACGCCGGCACGATGCACACGCCTCCATCACCCAGCAG GGGGATCCTTCCGATGAGCAGCCGGAGCGTCCTGAACCACAGCCAGCAGGTGGGAGGTCCCACCGGCCAGGCGGGAGGGATGGGA CgggggagagaggggggaggagggaggagcgGCAGCATGGGGAGTCCAAGCCGGTCGTCGCCCAGCATCATCGGGATGCCGAAGCAGCAGCAGGGACGGCAGCCATTCACCATCAACAG tatGTCGGGGTTCGGGGTCAACAGGAATCCAGGGTTCAACATGAACAACTCTCTCTCCAACAACATCTTCAACGGCACAG ACGGCAGTGAGAATGTGACGGGTTTGGATCTGTCAGATTTCCCGGCGTTAGCTGACAGGAGTCGGAGGGACGGAGGTTCGAATCCAACCCCACTGCTCAACCCGCTGGCCGGTCGGGCTCCCTATG TTGGCATGGTAACCAAACCGTCCAGTGAGCAGTCTCAGGACTTCTCCATCCACAACGAAGATTTCCCAGCTCTACCTGGGCCCAACTACCAAACGAAAGACCCCACCAGCACCACCGAGGACAGCAAAACG AATCTGAACTCTTCAGGAAAGCCCACCTCTAACTCAGACGGTCCAAAGTTCCCCGGCGATAAGAGCTCGGCGCCCAGCAACAACAACCAGCAGAAGAAAGGGATCCAGGTGCTTCCTGACG GGCGAGTGACCAACATCCCCGTCGGCATGGTAACGGACCAGTTCGGGATGATCGGCCTGCTGACGTTCATCCGGGCGGCGGAGACGGATCCCGGCATGGTTCACCTGGCGCTGGGCTCCGACCTGACGACGCTCGGCCTCAACCTCAACTCACCAGA GAATCTGTATCCTAAGTTTGCGTCTCCGTGGGCGTCGGCTCCGTGTCGACCGCAGGATATAG ATTTTCATGTTCCGTCAGAGTATTTAACCAACATCCACATAAGGGACAAG TTAGCAGCTATCAAGTTGTCTCGATACGGTGAAGATCTGCTGTTTTATCTCTACTATATGAACGGAGGAGACCTACTACAACTCCTGGCTGCAGTAGAACT GTTTAACAGGGACTGGCGGTACCATAAAGAGGAGCGGGTTTGGATCACCAGAGCTCCGGGGATGGAGCCCACGCTGAAGACCAACGCCTACGAGAGAGGGACCTACTACTTCTTCGACTGCCTCAACTGGAGAAAAGTGGCCAAG